From one Cynocephalus volans isolate mCynVol1 chromosome X, mCynVol1.pri, whole genome shotgun sequence genomic stretch:
- the P2RY4 gene encoding P2Y purinoceptor 4, producing MASAESSLLRFLGPRSGAGSSEVEQDCWFDEEFKFILLPVSYAVVFVLGLGFNALTLWLFLFRLRPWDATATYMFHLALSDTLYVLSLPTLIYYYAARNHWPFGTGLCKFIRFLFYWNLYCSVLFLTCISVHRYVGICHPLRALHWGRPRLASLLCLAVWLVVAGCLVPNLFFVTTSMKEATIVCHDTTQSEKFDHYVHFSSAVMGLLFGVPCLVILVCYGLTAQRLYRPLPGAAQSSSRLRSLRTIAAVLTVFTVCFVPFHITRTIYYLARLLEADCQVLNIVNMVYKVTRPLASANSCLDPVLYLLTGDKYRRQLRRLCFSDGPQPSTAASSLALVSLPEDSSCRWAATPQDTGCPTPRANRL from the coding sequence ATGGCCAGTGCAGAGTCTTCGCTGCTCAGATTCCTAGGCCCCCGCTCAGGTGCTGGCAGCAGTGAGGTGGAGCAAGACTGCTGGTTTGACGAGGAGTTCAAGTTCATCTTGCTACCTGTGAGCTATGCAGTTGTCTTTGTGTTGGGCCTGGGCTTCAATGCCCTGACCCTCTGGCTCTTCCTCTTTCGCCTCCGACCCTGGGATGCAACGGCCACCTACATGTTCCACTTGGCATTGTCAGACACCTTGTATGTGCTGTCATTGCCCACCCTCATCTACTATTATGCAGCCCGCAACCACTGGCCCTTTGGCACTGGGCTCTGCAAGTTCATCCGCTTTCTCTTCTATTGGAACCTCTACTGCAGTGTCCTTTTCCTCACCTGCATCAGTGTGCACCGCTACGTGGGCATCTGCCACCCTCTGCGGGCACTACACTGGGGCCGCCCTCGTCTGGCCAGCCTTCTCTGCCTGGCAGTTTGGTTGGTTGTAGCTGGCTGCCTTGTGCCCAACCTGTTTTTTGTCACAACTAGCATGAAGGAGGCCACCATCGTGTGTCATGACACCACTCAGTCTGAGAAGTTTGACCACTATGTGCACTTCAGCTCGGCAGTCATGGGGCTGCTGTTTGGTGTGCCCTGCCTGGTCATTCTAGTCTGCTATGGGCTCACGGCCCAGCGCCTGTATCGGCCCTTGCCAGGGGCTGCCCAGTCATCTTCTCGTCTCCGTTCCCTCCGCACCATTGCTGCAGTGCTGACTGTCTTCACTGTGTGCTTTGTGCCTTTCCACATCACCCGCACCATTTATTACCTGGCAAGGCTGTTGGAAGCTGACTGCCAGGTGCTGAACATTGTCAACATGGTCTACAAAGTGACTCGGCCCCTGGCCAGCGCCAACAGCTGCCTGGATCCTGTGCTCTATCTGCTCACGGGGGACAAGTATCGACGTCAGCTTCGGCGGCTCTGCTTTAGTGACGGGCCCCAGCCCTCTACAGCTGCCTCCTCCCTGGCGCTGGTGTCCCTGCCTGAGGATAGCAGCTGCAGGTGGGCAGCCACCCCCCAGGACACTGGCTGCCCTACCCCTAGGGCAAATAGATTGTaa